AAAGAGTATGAAGAAGCTTTAGCGTATTGGTTGCGCGGTACTGAGTTCGAAGAGAGACAATTACGAGGGGTTGATAAGTACCACGTAATCGCAATTGGAGCTTTTGGTCGAATGTTTATTTGGGGTGAAACATCGGGTCAAAGTATTAAAATCAACCCAGGTTATGCAATGATTTTACCTACCAACAAAACTGAAGACCTTAATAAGTTTGGCTCTGAACGATGTATAGAGTTATTTTTTGCTACGATGTCAAAGGACCTTGTTGATGAGAAAGACCTTGATGATAGGCTTTTATTTGAACGAGCTTTGGAGAAGTTAGGTCCTCTAGAAAATGGAGAAATCTATGGCTTTGTGCCAGCTCTTGCCCTTGGTGGCGAACCTAAGCTTGAGAATCTCCAAAAGGTAAAAGCCACGGAACATTTAGCTTTCTTAGCAGACCTTGGAGAGAAGCGTGTTATGGCCGATATCGTTGCGCTATCTAATCAATTACCCCATAACCAATAGCACTTTTTTAAGTCCGTTAAATACATAGATGTTGCAAGGCTAGGTTCAATCATCTTCCTAGCCTACACTCCTCACCAAATTTCTTTTGCTGCTTTCGTTTTAAAAATGACGCACTATGAAACAATAAACGTCGATTGGCCAATTCCCGAAGGCTTGGTTTATCCTAAGTGAGATGATGATGAGCGTACTAATCAATTTGATCGAACAGAAAAACAAAATAGAAGAATCGCAATACCAAGAAGGTTTTTTACTTCCTCCTGCAACTGAGAAACAACTTATAAAGCTGCAAGAAAACTCATTAAGATTGTTTAAGAGGAAAATATCAGACCAGTTTATAGAATTATTAAAAATTTCAAATGGTTTTTCTGTAAATGGTTTAAACGTGTATGGTGCAAACACCATCGAAAGTCCAATTTATCTACCAGGTATAATTGAAGCCAATGAATCATTTTATGAAGAGTGCTCCCTGAAGCAATTTATTGCATATGCTGATGAAAACATGAGGCGTGTAGTTTTCAATTTGAACACCCGACTCTATGCTGTCATAGATAGAGTTACTTGGGAAATAATTGATGAGTATGAAACGTTTGAAGAAGCGTTACTTGCATTAATTGAGGAGAGTTGTGTGTTTGAATAATGCATACCAACTCAGGATTACATGAAAAGTTACCCGCTTCAATCGGTGACTGCCAGTCTACGTGTTAAGCGGGTAAATTGAGAAGCCCTGTAGTGCTTTTTATCAATGCCCTAGTTGGTCGAGTAAGTCCATTACTTCAACGCTGGCATGTTCCATTTGGTTAAGCTGTTTTACTGCGCCTTGAGAATCGCCTGCTTTAAACTTTTTCATTGCTTCTACACCGGCTCTATGGACTTCTTTATGCGGAGCTTCTAGGCGTTTAAACGCGTTGTGACCGCCAAACTTTTGGGCGCCATCGCCACTAAACCACTTACCTAAGCGGCACATTGTATGATCGGCAAAGTCGCTGATATTTTTATGGCTATTGCCAATAATAACGTTGTATACGTCTCCTTTCCAAACGACATGATCGAGCTTTACTGTCTGGATAAAAGTTTGGGTGGTAGAAACCAAAATGGTGTCTTTCATTGAATCACAACAACTTACAATCCCTTCGTATTCATCGTTTAAGTGTCCAATACTGTCAGATAGGGTGATATTAGACGCTTGAATTTCTTCCACGGCACTCACGGTTGTATGAGTCGTATCGATGATCTTTTTGACCAGATCGGAGACTTCGTTGGCGGACTCGTTGGTGTTGGTTGCCAGTGCACGTACCTCATCGGCGACAACCGAAAAGCCACGGCCAGCTTCACCCGCTCGGGCTGCTTCAATAGCAGCATTAAGCGCTAACAGATTAGTTTGATCTGAAATTTTTGAAATCGTTGTAACAAAGGTATTAATGCTATCGGCCATTTGTGATAGGCCGGAAATATTGGTGGTCATTCTGTCCATATTGCCACCGAGCTGCTCCATTCCCGCGAGTATTTTACGCAATGCGGTTTCAGATTTAGAAAAGGCGGAGTTTACTTGCTCAATTGAATGGCTTTCTTCTTCAATACTCATAAAGCTTGCAAGAACAGTTTCGCGGATCCCTTGCACTTGGCTTAATCCGGTCAATGCACACTGCAGTAGTTGATTGTCAGTATTATCATTGAGCGCAGCTTGTGAGCTTACAACTTCTTGTTTTAATGACTCATTTTCAGCAATTAATTGCGCATTCGCATGTTTTAAACTGGCAATCTCTTGTTGCGCGGCTAATAAGGCCTGTTGGGTTTCATTGTTTGTAAATAGTTTTGCAAACACGTTATTTTCCCTTGTAACTTGATATTAACGCAAGCTTAGCAATCATTGGAAAATAGTGCTACCTCTTTAGGTTTTAAAAAAGCTATAAATTTAGAGAAGTTAGCGTAGAATTGTGGTTGGATTTTGGTGCGCTGAGCATCATTGAAATTGAATCAATAAAACTGTGTTATGGTGTTACCCTCTAGCACTAGATCTGAGTGATTTACCGCGTTTATCGCCATACATATGCTCATCGGCTTCGTGGATGATGAGATCAGCTTGTTTAGCTGGGTCAACTTTGACCATTCCAATACTCACGTTAATTTTGTAATCGTGTAATCCTTTTAATAATGCCGCTCTTACTTCGTCTGTATCCGGAAGCACCGCATTAATATAGGCAATAAATTCGTCTCCCCCGATACGAAAGCTGTAGTCTAAGCCAAAGTAATCTTTCATATTCTGGGTAAACTTAATCAAAACCTCGTCGCCAATATGATGGCCATAGTTGTCATTCACCTGCTTAAAATTATCCAAATCGAGGTAGAGTAGCCATTGATTATCAAAGCGATGTGTTTGCAAGCCTTCAAAACATGCGCGACGACTGCCCACACCCGTCATCGCATCATGGTTAGCTTCATAGCGCATCCGCTCCTCTAACAACCTTCTTCTCTCTACTTCTTTTTTTAGCTCTGTAATGCTGGCTCTTTTATTGGTGATCATGCAGTAAAAACCAAAGCTGATGAGTAAAAAACCGATATTTTTCAAAGAGGTGTCAAAATTAAGTAAAGGAATGGAAAAACCGTCGGTAAAATTATCAATAATATCAAGGAGTAGGCCCGCACAATACACAAGTAGGGCAAGGCGTAAGAACGGATTAGCGATTTCTCTGGTGATCAAATTGAATAAAGTGAAAGAAATGCCGAACCAGAACAACTCTTCGTAGCTCTCGTATTCGTAGTGACCAATATAGTACATGTAGCCACCAAAAAAGATGATAGCTATCCATATAACTAAGGGAGGTAACGCGCTTTTGATCAAAATACTTTGGCTTCTGGTGCTTCAGTTATCTTTAGTTATAGTTAATTGAGCTTAAGAAGCAAGCCGCTTATGCGTTTAACTCAAGTGCTTGAGCAATCATAAATAGATGACTAACAAAAACGAGAGAAGTCAGTATTGTTCGCATTTTTTGATAGTCTTTATGATAGTCACTCCAGCGAGACGAACTGCGCTCTATAAAATATACAAGCCAATATGCGATAGCTAGATAGAGAAGCAACCATTGTGGTGCTGCAATACTAAGTAAGGGGTATGGGATCACGACAATCACGGCCAGTATCGCTTGTTTGTTGGTTTGCTCACCTGCACGCCATAAACTTCCGGCCATAAAAGCTAGAATCCCCAGACTGTAAAACTGAAAAGCATGAAGCACGTCACTTGATACACCTGTCATTAGCGTCCACGCGATACAAGCCAAAAAGGGAACGAAGCCAAAGTAACCAAGTTGAATATGATTGAAGTACGGGTGCATAGTCACGCTCTGCTGTAGTTAATTGCTGGGATCATACCGTAATTATCTTATTTTTATACTCTTATGCTGAATTAGTTGATCATTTAAAAGTGAATTATCGGTTTTTCCGATTACAGTGATTCAAACAATCCATTTTATTTAATCATCACTTCCCTTTATCTTTGTACTCAAGCCAAGGCGAACAGTAATCGCCAACATTATTTTAAACTAAACAACAGTGAGGAAAGCGATGAGCACTTCATTAATCAATACTAAAATTCAACCATTCAACGCAACTGCATACCATGGTGGCGACTTCGTAGAAGTTTCTGAGCAAGACCTACTAGGTAAATGGTCAATCGTATTCTTTTACCCAGCGGATTTCACTTTTGTATGTCCAACAGAGCTTGGCGACTTAGCTGACTACTACGCACAGCTACAAGAAATGGGTGTAGAAGTTTACTCTGTATCGACAGACACGCACTTCACGCACAAAGCATGGCACGATGCGTCAGACACCATTAAGAAAATTCAATTCCCAATGATTGGTGACCCAACTGGCCGTATTACTCGTAACTTCGGTGTGATGATCGAGGAAGAAGGTCTGGCACTTCGCGGTACTTTTGTTATCAACCCAGAGGGCGAAATCAAAGTTATCGAAACGCATGACCTAGGTATTGGTCGTAGTGCTAAAGAGCTAGTACGTAAAGTACAAGCTGCTCAATACATCGCATCTCACGATGGTGAAGTCTGCCCGGCATCTTGGCAGCCAGGTGAAGAAACACTAGCGCCTTCACTAGACCTAGTTGGCAAAATCTAATTTGTCAGGGGAGTGCTGCATGCACTCCCATCTCAACCGTCAAGATGAATCAAATTCATCGTTTTTGCGAATTTTTACTGTAGTTTCTGCAGAGGGTTACCTTATATGTTAGACAACCAAATTAAAACTCAACTACAAAGCCACTTTAGCTCTCTACAACGTCCGATTGAACTCGTCATTACTGTTGATGACAGTAAAAAATCGCAAGAGCTAAAAGGGTTAGCACAAGACTTAGCGTCCTTGAGCGATAAAATTACTTTATCTGAATCAAGTGAAGGTGAACGTATCCCACAAATGGTGGTGCGTGGCGTTGAAACAAAGAGCGAAATTACGTTTGCCGGTGTGCCTATGGGACATGAGTTTACCAGCTTGGTACTTGCATTATTGCATTCAGGTGGCCATGCCACTAAAGCATCGGCAGACGATTTGGAACTGATCGGGAATATAGATAACGCATTGAACTTTGAGGTTTACATTTCACTGAGTTGCCAAACTTGTCCGCAAGTCGTACAGGCCTTGAATCTCATGGCGGCTGTTAACCCAAATATTACCACCACTATGATTGATGGCGCTTTGTTCCAAGAAGAAGTGGGATCACGCAACATCATGGCCGTGCCAACCGTGTACTTAAATGGTGAACAATTTAGCCAAGGCGCAGTGAGCCTGAGCGATATACTACTCAAATTGGATAGTAAAGCTGGTGAAAAACAAGCGGCTCTACTTAACGAGAAAGACGTGTTTGACGTGCTCGTTGTAGGTGGCGGCCCAGCTGGTGCATCAGCTGCTATCTATGCTGCTCGTAAAGGGCTAAATACAGGGGTAGTTGCGGAGCGTTTTGGCGGCCAAGTTACCGATACTTTGGGCATTGAGAACTTTATCTCAGTGCAAAAAACCGAAGGTCCAAAGTTGGTTGCACAGTTAGAAGAGCATGTTAACCAGTATGGCGTTGATGTGATGAAGAACCAGCGTGCAGCGGCAATTAACAAAGGTGAAACCATTGATATCACACTTGAAAGCGGTGCGGTATTAAGGGCCAAATCTCTAGTCTTGGCAACAGGTGCACGATGGAGAAGCATGAATGTACCCGGCGAAACCGAGTACAAGGGTAGAGGTGTAGCATATTGCCCGCACTGTGACGGTCCATTATTTAAGGGGAAACCTGTTGCAGTCATTGGTGGCGGTAACTCGGGTATTGAAGCGGCTATCGACTTAGCAAATATCGTTGAACACGTCACGGTATTAGAATTTGCCGATACGCTCAGAGCTGACGAAGTTCTGATCAAAAAGGCGAAAAGTCTTGATAACGTTACCATTATTAAAAACGCACAAACCACCGAAGTAGTTGGTGACGGCAATAAAGTAACGGGTTTGAACTACACAGATAGAGTGAGCGGCGGATCGCATTCATTACCATTGGCCGGCATTTTTGTACAAATTGGGCTTGTACCAAATACTGAATGGTTAAAGTCGAGTGAAGTTGCACTTAGCCGCTTTGGCGAAATCGAAATTGATAGCAAAGGTGCGACTAGTCTAGCGGGCGTTCACGCCGCAGGCGATGCAACCACCACACCGTTTAAGCAAATCATAATTGCGATGGGTGGTGGAGCGACAGCAAGTTTAGGCGCTTTTGATTACCTAATTCGGTTAGGACAAGACGACGAGCAAGCTGCTTAACTTCTCGCATTACTGGAAAGAATCATTGCAACAATACACCCATGCAATGCTCCCAAGCCACACTTCAACAGTGTGGCTTTTTTTGGCTTAGGTTTCTAAGACTTATCGCTGCGTAAAGCATCTCCTACTCCAAATTGTATAGTGACTTGTGGATGGCGGTTTATCCGGCGAGAGGTTACTAGCCTAGCAGAGTGGATTATCTTCCGGTGAAGAAACACAAGATCGCTGCGTGAAGCAGCTTCTACTCCAAAGTGTAGTGTGTCTTTGGGCTCTCTATAAAGCAAAAAAAGCTTTGAATTGTCTGTGCTGTCGCCTTTCTGTCGCCAAGCTTTCACTTATTTGGCGTTTTAAACTTCATGTTTTTAGGGTATTACTTAGTTAACGCTAGGGAATAGATATAAGTGTAAAAAATGAAAATTGATGCCGCTTTGATAATCAGGCAAAGGATGCTCAAGGGGTGGACCCAAGAGTAGTTAGCTGGTGCTTCTGGTTTAAGCAAAAGAACCATTCAGAGGGTCGAAAGAGAGGCGAGTGCTTCCATGGAAACTCAGAAGGCACTAGCTGCCACTTTTAATTTAGATTATACGAGTCTTACTCTTAAGGAGGCTGGAGTGATGAAAAAATATGAATATAAAACAGTTGAATTACCATTTAAATTGCGCTTTTTTAAATCAGGGACACCAGACGTGCAGTCGCTATTAAATGCTGAAGGGCAAAATGGCTGGCAATTAAAACAGGTTGTTATTCCTGCATCAGGCTTTGGTGAATCTGATTCCATGGTTGTTATTTTGGAACGAGAGACAGCATAACAGAGCTAGTGTTGGCTCGTTTGTTTACCTGTCGCACCATCACTTCAGATCTAGTTACTATCCATGCGTTGTAATGACGCTGCCGATATAAACTGCTCAAAATGCTCACACCAAATAATCACGCTCTGAAACTGGGTCAGATCAACTTGGCGATACTTGGGCAGCACGAACTGCGAAAATTGGTTTATGTTAGCAATTTCCACCATGGTGTGTTTTTGTGCTTTAAAGTCGGCTTCTGTCTCAATAAATGTTTTGGCGAGGTAAAGCCGATAGTCTGGTCCTGGGGCTATCTCACCCACAAATGCAATGTGGTTATCCGTAAAATAAATCTCACCGGTAGCGTAGTGTAATACGTCTGAATCTTTAAGCTCCTTCTTAAATTGGCCTTTGTATGTTGCGGCGTTACTGATCGCCAGTATCTCTGTGTGACTAGCCGCCGGAGGTTGCGTCATTATAGGCAAAGTGTACACACCCATAATAAACCCTGTGATAAACACCACAATGAGCAACAGTAACGTAAATAGCGTTCGCAAAATCATTTCCAAGTAAGCAGTAAAGTCAAAGTATAGCCAAATTATAAGGCTCTAGTAGTAAAATAGACTGAGTAAAAAGGGTTGTTTTTAATTTTTTTGATAAGAATAAAGTGTTTTTATTAAATGTAATTTAGTACCCAATGTAGATAAAACTTTACACAGAGTAGCGTCTTCTAATTGTAAATTATTAGAGAATAAAGTATTTCAATTGTTTTGGTTATTGTAATAGTCAAATTAAACAGGTGTTTAGGCCTGAATTATGGCGTAAAGGTATTTTTTAAATCAATCATAAAGTACTGAATGTAATTAATAATCTCATCTATTGTTATTGACTTTTGCTTGAGTAAAATGCCTCGAATTCGAGTTGATGCTCACAATAAAATTAACTTGGATACTTTTTTTTTACAAAAATAAAGGCGAGCATGCCATGGACGTGCAATAGCTTATTAGTTGTTAAAAAATGACAGCGTTGTTTTTTACTGCCGAAGTACAGTGGCGTGACCAAGATAAGTTGTGTTTATCAACGAGTAAAATCTTAGTGCGCTGGGCAAGACTGAATTTCGTGTGACAAGCAACAATAGATTCTCGCCCGTTCTAATCTTAATCGAAGTGGCGGCGGTCACTTCTCTAATACGAGTAGAAGAAAATGAAAAACTCTATGTTAACAGTCAGTATTACCATGGCACTTGGCATGGCAGCATCGAACGCATTTGCACATGGTTATATGGATAGTCCAAAGGCAAGGCAAGCGATTTGTGAGGAGCAGGGCGGATTTTGGTGGCCAAAAGATGGAAGCAATATCCCAAACGCGGCATGTCGAGCAGCTTACCTGGCATCTGAGCATGTGCAGTTTATTCAAAAGCATGAGTTTGCAGCGAATGTTCCTGATTATTTTAATCTGCAAGCGGTACAAGCTGCTGTTCCTAATGGACAACTTTGTGCGGGTGGCGACAGAAACAAAGCGGGCATGAATATCGCATCGAGTGAGTGGCAAAGAACCGCGATAACGCCAGATGCTCAAAACCAAATTAAAGTTAGATTTCGTGCAACGACGCCTCATAACCCGAGCTTTTGGCAGTTTTATCTTACTAAACCGGAAGCGGATATTCAGTCAACGCCTCTAGCGTGGCAAGATTTAGAGCTAGTACAAGAGTATGGCAATGTAGACTTCTTCGTCGCACCAGACGGTAAACGCTATTATGAAATGCAGGTTGCGGTGCCGAGTAAATTTAGCGGAGATGCTATCTTATATACGCGTTGGCAGCGTGATGATGTTGTAGGTGAAGGTTTTTACAATTGTAGCGACGTCACGATAGTACGAGATACTACACCGACTGAGCCAGTAAGTTGGACGTCTGCTGGCTTTTTTATCAAACAGGGTCAACTGGCCAATGTAGGCGATACGGTATGGCTACGTGTTTTTGATGGTGATGGCCAAGAGTTGGTACAAGAAAAACTGTCGATAACACAAAGTAATATCAATCATTGGGCTGTGCAATTTGCCAGCACACTTAACAATAATTATGCGAATACGCTGCAAATTGGCGTACAACAAAGTGACGGCAATATTGTATTTGATGCTGCGCAACTCGCTGCTAATCAGCTGTTTGTTAGTGATCCTCAGTACACTTTTAACCTTTCAATTTTAGCTAAGCCTCAAAACCGTGCCCCTGTGGTTCATACCCCCGCCAATATCACGCTAAAAGAAGGCTCAAGCACATCACTTCATGTTCATGCGTTTGATGATGACAAAGATCCACTCACCTTTGCATGGCAGATCCCTGCACCATTGAGCTATAGCGGTAGCGGTGCAACTATCACGTTGGCAGCGCCTGAGGTTCAGCAAAATACCGACTATCAGGGGCAAGTAACCGTTTCTGATGGCACGTTTGAGAAAACCGTTAGTTTTACCATCACGGTGACTAACCAAACCGCACCACCAAATGGTGATACATGGCGTGCCGATCAAGTTTATACCGCTGGTGATACCGCAGTGTATCAGGGCAAAAGCTATCGTGCTAAATGGTGGGTAAAAGGTCAAAAGCCCGACCAAAGTGATGCGTGGGAGCTGGTCGACAAGTCCGATGCAAGTAACACATGGAATGCTAATAAGGCATATACCGGCGGCGACAGGGTGAGTTATCAAGGCGTTGAATATCAAGCGCGCTGGTGGACCAAAGGTCAACAACCAGACAAGCACTCAGTGTGGAAAAAATTATAATAAAACGAGGAAGTATCAATGTTTAAATTACTCTCATCATCTCTTGCTGTCGCGGCAGCTATTGCGTCAAGTGCAGTGCAAGCAGCGCCGTCAACACCAAGCATTACCTGGAAGCCGCAAAGCTATTCATTTGTTGATGTAAATATCTATGGCCGCGGTTCATACAAACAGTTAATTCAAGCCAAAGAGGTGGTTGATATAGAGATTGAATGGAACGCTTGGTCTGGCAAGGGCGGCGACCACTACAAGGTGTTTTTCGATGATAACTTGGTTAACGAAGGGGTGCTTGCCGCAGGCTCTAAATCGGGCGTGATCCGATTTCCTTACACGCGCTCAGGCCGTCATCAGTTAACTATTCAACTTTGTGATGCAACAGGATGCGCCACATCAGCGGCAAAGCCGATTGTAATCGCGGATACCGATGGTGGGCATTTAGCGCCACTGAAACTCAATGTAAACCCCAACAATAAGCAATTTAATACTGATCCAAACAAGGTGGTTGGCGCTTACTTTGTGGAATGGGGTATTTATGGTCGTCAATTCGATGTGACCCAAATCCCAGCGGATAACCTGACACACTTGCTTTATGGTTTTATTCCGATTTGTGGACCGAATGAGTCGTTGGGTGAAATCGAAAATGGCAATAGCCTACGCGCGCTGAAGTTAGCCTGTGGTGGCTCTAATGATTATGAAGTGGTGATCCACGACCCATGGGCAGCGGTACAGAAGGCGCTACCGGGAGTTGATAGCAAAGATCCTATCCGTGGTACCTATGCGCAATTAATGGCATTGAAACAGCGTAACCCAGACTTGAAAATCTTACCGTCAGTGGGTGGCTGGACGCTATCTGATCCTTTCTTTGATTTTGATAGCAAAGCCAACCGCGACACCTTTGTCAATTCAATGCGCGAATTCCTCACTACTTGGAAGTTCTATGACGGTATTGACATTGACTGGGAGTTCCCTGGTGGAGATGGTGCGAATCCAAACCTTGGCTCAGCCAACGATGGTGAAGTGTATATCACCTTAATGAAAGAACTTCGCGCCATGCTAGATGAGCTTGAAGCGCAAACAGGCCGAGAATACGAATTGACCTCAGCAATTGGTACAGGTTGGGACAAAATCGAAGACGTAGATTACCAACGTGCTGCCGAGTACATGGACTATATCTTTGCCATGACGTATGACTTCCACGGTGGTTGGAACAATGTCACGGGTCACCAAACTGGGATCTATTGTGGTTCGCATTTAAGCAATGAAGCCTGTAATGGCAGTGGTGTCGATGAAAATGGCAAGCCACGCAAAGGCCCAGCTTATACGATGGATAACGCTATCCAGCTGTTACTGGCTCAAGGCGT
The sequence above is a segment of the Pseudoalteromonas piscicida genome. Coding sequences within it:
- a CDS encoding YrhA family protein; its protein translation is MMMSVLINLIEQKNKIEESQYQEGFLLPPATEKQLIKLQENSLRLFKRKISDQFIELLKISNGFSVNGLNVYGANTIESPIYLPGIIEANESFYEECSLKQFIAYADENMRRVVFNLNTRLYAVIDRVTWEIIDEYETFEEALLALIEESCVFE
- a CDS encoding DUF4177 domain-containing protein, with the protein product METQKALAATFNLDYTSLTLKEAGVMKKYEYKTVELPFKLRFFKSGTPDVQSLLNAEGQNGWQLKQVVIPASGFGESDSMVVILERETA
- the ahpC gene encoding alkyl hydroperoxide reductase subunit C yields the protein MSTSLINTKIQPFNATAYHGGDFVEVSEQDLLGKWSIVFFYPADFTFVCPTELGDLADYYAQLQEMGVEVYSVSTDTHFTHKAWHDASDTIKKIQFPMIGDPTGRITRNFGVMIEEEGLALRGTFVINPEGEIKVIETHDLGIGRSAKELVRKVQAAQYIASHDGEVCPASWQPGEETLAPSLDLVGKI
- a CDS encoding glycosyl hydrolase family 18 protein: MFKLLSSSLAVAAAIASSAVQAAPSTPSITWKPQSYSFVDVNIYGRGSYKQLIQAKEVVDIEIEWNAWSGKGGDHYKVFFDDNLVNEGVLAAGSKSGVIRFPYTRSGRHQLTIQLCDATGCATSAAKPIVIADTDGGHLAPLKLNVNPNNKQFNTDPNKVVGAYFVEWGIYGRQFDVTQIPADNLTHLLYGFIPICGPNESLGEIENGNSLRALKLACGGSNDYEVVIHDPWAAVQKALPGVDSKDPIRGTYAQLMALKQRNPDLKILPSVGGWTLSDPFFDFDSKANRDTFVNSMREFLTTWKFYDGIDIDWEFPGGDGANPNLGSANDGEVYITLMKELRAMLDELEAQTGREYELTSAIGTGWDKIEDVDYQRAAEYMDYIFAMTYDFHGGWNNVTGHQTGIYCGSHLSNEACNGSGVDENGKPRKGPAYTMDNAIQLLLAQGVPSEKLVVGAAMYGRGWEGVYPQNAAVAGNPMTAPANGKLKGTTAQGVWEAGVIDYKGLKKYMIGDNEQGVNGFEVGYDEQAQAAYVWNKSKGTLVTYDSPRSVRAKGQYILQHNLGGIFAWEIDADNGDILNAMHEGLAGDMPPPPVNNAPTVTLASEVNVVAGESVLVEATATDPEGKALSYTWSGDAALTLTTEQNRVTIATPSVTQDAVYTVTLAVTDGKHTVNRQLKVNVKAAVAENKAPEVTGINDVVLDEGQQVTLRVTASDPEGKPLSYTWNVPGHTVVGNGASVTLTASQVEKTQHITGKVTVSDGVNEVTRPFNITVNDTTSTDPVEPPTEPGKTTWDVNAVYVGGDVVWYQGVQYKARWWTRGALPSKGGVWQEIIPDDGTIRAWRSDLVYTGGDKVIFAGETYQARWWTRGQQPSTNSVWRKL
- a CDS encoding DUF3429 domain-containing protein — encoded protein: MHPYFNHIQLGYFGFVPFLACIAWTLMTGVSSDVLHAFQFYSLGILAFMAGSLWRAGEQTNKQAILAVIVVIPYPLLSIAAPQWLLLYLAIAYWLVYFIERSSSRWSDYHKDYQKMRTILTSLVFVSHLFMIAQALELNA
- a CDS encoding GGDEF domain-containing protein, whose product is MYYIGHYEYESYEELFWFGISFTLFNLITREIANPFLRLALLVYCAGLLLDIIDNFTDGFSIPLLNFDTSLKNIGFLLISFGFYCMITNKRASITELKKEVERRRLLEERMRYEANHDAMTGVGSRRACFEGLQTHRFDNQWLLYLDLDNFKQVNDNYGHHIGDEVLIKFTQNMKDYFGLDYSFRIGGDEFIAYINAVLPDTDEVRAALLKGLHDYKINVSIGMVKVDPAKQADLIIHEADEHMYGDKRGKSLRSSARG
- a CDS encoding GAD-like domain-containing protein, which translates into the protein MNKFFDNFYNYKGFGPATHSIETSQEVLDFYHDKLPKKLLDYWLEYGFSSWGKGIFWTVNPKEYEEALAYWLRGTEFEERQLRGVDKYHVIAIGAFGRMFIWGETSGQSIKINPGYAMILPTNKTEDLNKFGSERCIELFFATMSKDLVDEKDLDDRLLFERALEKLGPLENGEIYGFVPALALGGEPKLENLQKVKATEHLAFLADLGEKRVMADIVALSNQLPHNQ
- a CDS encoding lytic polysaccharide monooxygenase, with the translated sequence MKNSMLTVSITMALGMAASNAFAHGYMDSPKARQAICEEQGGFWWPKDGSNIPNAACRAAYLASEHVQFIQKHEFAANVPDYFNLQAVQAAVPNGQLCAGGDRNKAGMNIASSEWQRTAITPDAQNQIKVRFRATTPHNPSFWQFYLTKPEADIQSTPLAWQDLELVQEYGNVDFFVAPDGKRYYEMQVAVPSKFSGDAILYTRWQRDDVVGEGFYNCSDVTIVRDTTPTEPVSWTSAGFFIKQGQLANVGDTVWLRVFDGDGQELVQEKLSITQSNINHWAVQFASTLNNNYANTLQIGVQQSDGNIVFDAAQLAANQLFVSDPQYTFNLSILAKPQNRAPVVHTPANITLKEGSSTSLHVHAFDDDKDPLTFAWQIPAPLSYSGSGATITLAAPEVQQNTDYQGQVTVSDGTFEKTVSFTITVTNQTAPPNGDTWRADQVYTAGDTAVYQGKSYRAKWWVKGQKPDQSDAWELVDKSDASNTWNANKAYTGGDRVSYQGVEYQARWWTKGQQPDKHSVWKKL
- a CDS encoding DM13 domain-containing protein; translated protein: MILRTLFTLLLLIVVFITGFIMGVYTLPIMTQPPAASHTEILAISNAATYKGQFKKELKDSDVLHYATGEIYFTDNHIAFVGEIAPGPDYRLYLAKTFIETEADFKAQKHTMVEIANINQFSQFVLPKYRQVDLTQFQSVIIWCEHFEQFISAASLQRMDSN
- a CDS encoding methyl-accepting chemotaxis protein; the encoded protein is MFAKLFTNNETQQALLAAQQEIASLKHANAQLIAENESLKQEVVSSQAALNDNTDNQLLQCALTGLSQVQGIRETVLASFMSIEEESHSIEQVNSAFSKSETALRKILAGMEQLGGNMDRMTTNISGLSQMADSINTFVTTISKISDQTNLLALNAAIEAARAGEAGRGFSVVADEVRALATNTNESANEVSDLVKKIIDTTHTTVSAVEEIQASNITLSDSIGHLNDEYEGIVSCCDSMKDTILVSTTQTFIQTVKLDHVVWKGDVYNVIIGNSHKNISDFADHTMCRLGKWFSGDGAQKFGGHNAFKRLEAPHKEVHRAGVEAMKKFKAGDSQGAVKQLNQMEHASVEVMDLLDQLGH
- the ahpF gene encoding alkyl hydroperoxide reductase subunit F, with translation MLDNQIKTQLQSHFSSLQRPIELVITVDDSKKSQELKGLAQDLASLSDKITLSESSEGERIPQMVVRGVETKSEITFAGVPMGHEFTSLVLALLHSGGHATKASADDLELIGNIDNALNFEVYISLSCQTCPQVVQALNLMAAVNPNITTTMIDGALFQEEVGSRNIMAVPTVYLNGEQFSQGAVSLSDILLKLDSKAGEKQAALLNEKDVFDVLVVGGGPAGASAAIYAARKGLNTGVVAERFGGQVTDTLGIENFISVQKTEGPKLVAQLEEHVNQYGVDVMKNQRAAAINKGETIDITLESGAVLRAKSLVLATGARWRSMNVPGETEYKGRGVAYCPHCDGPLFKGKPVAVIGGGNSGIEAAIDLANIVEHVTVLEFADTLRADEVLIKKAKSLDNVTIIKNAQTTEVVGDGNKVTGLNYTDRVSGGSHSLPLAGIFVQIGLVPNTEWLKSSEVALSRFGEIEIDSKGATSLAGVHAAGDATTTPFKQIIIAMGGGATASLGAFDYLIRLGQDDEQAA